From Candidatus Paceibacterota bacterium:
AGCCAAAGACCTTCGCGAAGAGAGAGGTCGGGAATGTTTTCACTTTCAGATTGTACGTCTGCACCACATCGTTGAATCGAGTTCGTTCTACAGAAACGCGATTTTCCGTACCTTCAAGCTGTGCCATACGTGTCTGCACAGTATCGGAAGTTTTCAATTCAGGATAAT
This genomic window contains:
- a CDS encoding LemA family protein → YPELKTSDTVQTRMAQLEGTENRVSVERTRFNDVVQTYNLKVKTFPTSLFAKVFGFSEHAYFQSATGAENAPKVSF